The genomic window CGATGGCGAGCGGCTGAATCCGGTCGAACTCTTCGAGCGCCTCAACGCGCTGGCCGGCGCCCACGGGGTCGGACGGGTGGACATCGTCGAGAACCGCTACGTCGGCATGAAGAGCCGAGGGGTGTACGAGACCCCGGCCGGAACCGTGCTGCACACAGCGCGGCGGGCGGTCGAGTCGATCACACTCGATCGGGAGGTACTCCACCTGAGGGACTCCCTCATCCCGCAGTATGCCCGGATGGTTTACAACGGCTTCTGGTTCGCCCCCGAGCGGGAGATGCTGCAGAGCGCCATCGATACGGCAATGAAGAGTGTCTGGGGCACCGCCCGGATCAAGCTCTTCAAGGGTGCCTGCTACGTGGCCGGGCGCAAGGCGGCGCCAGAGCATTCCCTCTATCAGCCCCAGCTGGCCACCTTCGAGGAGGACGGCATCTACGCGCAGTCGGACGCCGAGGGCTTCATCCGGCTCAACGCCCTCAGGTTGAGGGTCGAGGCCCAGAAGCGGGCCAAGGGCTAGGAACTTGCCCCGGCCCCACCCAAGCGGCGCGGTGCCTCCAAAAACCGGTTTTTCGGGAATCTTCCCCCCCCTTCCCCTGTTATACGAGAGGGAATGGAGAAATCTCCGCCTAAAGAGATACATTAACTATGAATGTTAAATATCTGAAATACATTATTATCGGTCTGCTGGCTATTGGAGGGGGCTTTGCGATTTGGCCGGTCTCGAGCCGGGAAATCCCGCCCGCGACACAGGTCGGCGGACCCGCCGAGGGCTCGCTTCCGAACCTCGTCCACGCTCTCGCCAAGGCCAACGTCCAGCCCATTGAGCCGGTCGCCGTCCCCGACTTCTTGCTCCCCGATCTGACGGGTCAGAAGGTGCGCTTTTCGGATTTCGCCGGCAAGGTCTTGATCGTGAACTTCTGGACCACCCACTGACCCTACTGCGCCAGGGAGCGGGCCGCTCTCGAGAAGACCCATCAGAAATACAAGGATCAGGGATTCGCCGTCGTCGCCATCTCCATGGATCAGGACACCTCCCTCGTCGGCCCCTACGTGAAGGACTACCGGCTCACCTTCCCCAACCTGCTGGACCCGGGAAGTGCGGTATCTCCGATGTTCGGGGTCCGCTACACCCCGACGAATTACCTGATCAACCGGGGGGGAGAGGTCGTGGGCCGGACGCTCGGCTACCGCGACTGGGATACGCCACAAGCCCACGCCATCCTCGAAAGGCTTCTCGCCGAGAAAGCCCTGCCGAAGAAAACCAGGGAAGCCGCGCACAACTAGCGCGAGCGCCCCGCCGCTTCGCAGCCGTATCCGTTATTTTTTAAAAAACGGCCCCCCGGACAGGGGCCGGTTTTTCGTTGGCGCGGGGTTCGCGGCTTTGCCGCTTCGCCTGCGGCCGCGCTCGGGCCAGATCAACAGGATGGCGCTCGCCACGTAGATGGAAGAGTAGGTGCCGACGATGATTCCCACTGTCAGGGCAAACGCCACATCGGAGATCACCGCCCCCCCGAGGAAGAGGAAGGCCAAGACCGCGACGAGCGTCGTTCCCGAGGTCAGGATCGTCCGCGAGAGGGTCTGGTTGATGGAGTTGTTGACGATCTCTTCGAATTCCGAGCGCCGCGCGAGGCGCACGTTCTCCCGGATGCGGTCGAACACCACGATGGTGTCGTTCAGGGAATAGCCCACGATGGTCAGGAGCGCCGCGACGATCGGAAGGGAAAACTCCTTGCCCGAGAGCGAGAACGCCCCCAGTGTCAGCACGACATCGTGGAGA from bacterium includes these protein-coding regions:
- a CDS encoding TlpA disulfide reductase family protein — its product is MNVKYLKYIIIGLLAIGGGFAIWPVSSREIPPATQVGGPAEGSLPNLVHALAKANVQPIEPVAVPDFLLPDLTGQKVRFSDFAGKVLIVNFWTTHUPYCARERAALEKTHQKYKDQGFAVVAISMDQDTSLVGPYVKDYRLTFPNLLDPGSAVSPMFGVRYTPTNYLINRGGEVVGRTLGYRDWDTPQAHAILERLLAEKALPKKTREAAHN